Sequence from the Deltaproteobacteria bacterium genome:
GCGCGCGCGTAGCGCGCGACCCCGATGCGCTCGAAGGTGAGGCCGATGGTCACGATCTCCCAGCCCTGGCCCTCGGCGCCGAGCAGGCAGTCGCGCGGCACCCGGACCTCGTCGAAGAACATCTCGTTCAGCTCGTGCGGGCCCGCCATGCTGTCGATCGGCCGCACGGTGATGCCGGGCGTGCGCATGTCGACGAGCAGGATCGAGAGGCCCTCGTGCCGGCGCGCCGCCACGCCCGTGCGCGCGAGGAGGAAGCACCAGTCCGCCGGCGCGTCGGCGTAGCTGCTCCAGAGCTTGTTCCCGTTCACGACCAGATGATCCCCGCGCGCCTCGGCGCGGGTGGCGACCGCGGCCAGGTCCGAGCCCGCGCCGGGCTCGGAGAAGCCCTGCGTCCAGAGCACGTCGCCCGCCGCCATCGGGGGCAGGAAGCGGCGCTTCTGCGCCTCGCTGCCGAAGCGCATGATGCACGGCCCGATGTAGTTGAGGTTCATGTACTGCGGGCCGCGCGGCTCGTCGTGCGCCCACATCTCCTCGCGCAGGATCGCCTGCTTCCAGACGCTCGCCTCCTGACCGCCCCACTCGCGCGGCCAGCTCATGGTGAGCCAGCCACGGGCCGCGAGCTTCCGGCAGAAGGCGCGCGTGAACGGGATCGCGCGCGGGTCGTCGACGAACATGCCGCGCCACCAGTCGGGAAGCTCCTCGGCCAGGAACGCGCGCAGCTCGGCCCGGAAGCG
This genomic interval carries:
- a CDS encoding acyl-CoA dehydrogenase encodes the protein MDFAFTEDEERFRAELRAFLAEELPDWWRGMFVDDPRAIPFTRAFCRKLAARGWLTMSWPREWGGQEASVWKQAILREEMWAHDEPRGPQYMNLNYIGPCIMRFGSEAQKRRFLPPMAAGDVLWTQGFSEPGAGSDLAAVATRAEARGDHLVVNGNKLWSSYADAPADWCFLLARTGVAARRHEGLSILLVDMRTPGITVRPIDSMAGPHELNEMFFDEVRVPRDCLLGAEGQGWEIVTIGLTFERIGVARYARAGRVIALLVEHVKAAGLAGDADVRRKLAELRVRHEAARLLNYR